The Pseudomonas fluorescens nucleotide sequence CACCACCAGGCAGGCAATTTCCTTGGGTCGCTACATCGATGGCCGGTATCGCGGCTCCAACCTGACCCTGAACAACACCCGGCTTACTGCCATCACCGGCGGCGCCAGCCTTACCGCCTTCAGCCAGCTTAACCTGGCCAACCAGTCGCATTTGATCGCGACCGGGGCTAACAGCATTGGTGTGCGCAGCTATGGTGGCCGGGTCTTCGCGGCTGATCAAAGCGTTATCCAGGGCGGGCTCAACGGTGCGTTCCTGGCCCATGAAACGCTGGGCTTCGAGCCGAACAGTGAAATCCCCGAACTGCACCTGATGAGCGGCGCCAAAGTGATTGGCGAGCGCGGCGCGGCGGTGGTGGTCGATGCTCGTACCCAGGCAAAAATCACCGTCAGCGACGGCTCGCAGCTGATTGGCGGCAATGGCAACATGCTGGAAATAAAGCAGGGTTCGACTGCCGATGTTCAGGTTACGCGTAGCGCGCTGAGCGGCAACATTCAAGTAGACAGTGGCAGTGGTGTGACCCTGGCGATGTCTGACTCGCAGCTCAACGGTGACATTCTGGTTGCCGCTGATGGCAAGGCCGATGTGCAGTTGCAGCATGGCTCGCAACTGGTCGGGCGCCTGGGCAATGTTTCCAGCCTGAGCGCCGATGCCGGCAGCCAGTGGACCCTGACCGGCAACAGCCAGGTCGGCGAGCTGGCATTGAGCGGCGCAACCGTCAGCTTCGGCAGCGCAGAGCAGTTCTACCGCCTGGACGTCAACGAACTGTTGGGCAACGGCACCTTCCAGATGGCCGCCGACTTCGCCAGCGGCGAAGGCGACCGCCTGAATGTCAGCGGCCAGGCCAACGGCGAATTCGGCCTGGCGATCAAGGCCAGCGGTCATGAGCTTGATCCTGTGGACCGGGTTACCGTCGTCACAACCGGTGGTGGTGATGCCGAGTTCAGCCTGGTGAACGGTCCTGTGGATTTTGGGGCGTTTTCCTACGACCTGGTCAAGGAAGGTAACGACTGGCACCTGGACACCGAGAAGAAGGTCATCAGCCCTGGCACCCGTTCGGTCCTGGCGCTGTTCAACACCGCCCCGACCGTGTGGTACGGCGAGCTGTCGTCGCTGCGCACCCGCATGGGCGAGCTGCGCTACAACGAAGGTAAAAGCGGCGCCTGGGGCCGGGCTTATGGCAGCAAGTACAACGTTGCCGAGTCGTCTGGCACCGCCTACAAGCAAACCCAGCAAGGCTTCACCCTGGGTGCCGATGCGCAGTTGGGCGACAGCCAGTGGCTGGTGGGTGTGCTGGCCGGTCATAGCAAGTCGGACCTGGACCTGAGCCGCGGTACCACCGGTACCGTCGACAGTTACTACGCCGGTGCCTACACCACCTGGCTCGACCAGGACAGCGGTTACTACTTCGACGCGGTGGCCAAGGTCAACCGCTTCGACAACAAGTCCAAGGTGGCGATGAGCGACGGTAGCCAGGCCAAAGGCGACTACAAAACCAATGGCGTGGGGGCCTCGGCCGAATTCGGTCGCCACATCAAGCTTGATGACGGCTACTTCGTTGAGCCCTTCGCCCAAGTGTCGGCGGTAAGCATCCAGGGCGCGTCCTACGACCTGGACAGCGGTCTGAAGGCTGAGGGCGACCGGACCCTGTCGGTACTAGGTAAGGCCGGTGCCACGGTGGGTCGCAACTTTGACCTGGGCGAGGGCCGTTTTGTCCAGCCGTACCTGCGCGCTGCCGCAGTGCATGAGTTCGCCAAGCACAACAAGGTCAAGGTCAACGACAACGTGTTCAACAATGACCTGTCCGGTTCGCGTGCCGAGGTCGGTGCCGGTATCGCCGTGTCGCTGTCCGAGCGCCTGCAGCTGCATGCCGATATCGACTACAGCAACGGCGACAAGATCGAGAAGCCGTTCGGTGCCAACGTCGGGGTGCGCTTCACCTGGTAGGACAGCGCAATGAAAAAGAGGAAGCCTTGGCTTCCTCTTTTTTTGCTTCAGTCGCAGCGTTTGTCCCAATGCCTGAACAAGGGCTCGGCCAGAAACAGCACGAACAGCAAACGCATCACTTGCAGTGCCGTCACCAGCGGTACCGACAGCTGCAGGGTTTCGGCGGTCAGGCTCATTTCAGCGATGCCGCCGGGCATCATGCCCAGGGTCAGCGAGCGCAGGTCGAGGTTGGTCATGACGCTGAGCACGCAGGCGGCAGCGCCAGCGATCAGCATGGTCAAGGCCGTGGCGATCAACGTTCGGCCGAGAAACGACGGTGCGCGGCGAAAGAACGCGCGGTTGAAGTGACACCCCAGGCCGCTGCCGATCAGCCATTGGCCGATCTGGCTGGCACCATCGGGCAGGGCAACCTGCAGGTTGGCGCTGACACTGACCACCGCCGCCACCAGCAACGGCCCGAACAGCCAGGGGTTGGGTTGCTTCAAGCGTTGCCAGCCCAGGGCCAGCAACACCCCCAGCGGGCAGATCAGCGCCAGCCAGCCCCAGTGGACGCTGCCGGTGTGGGTCAGCGGTACGCCATTGCCGAGCAGGAACTTGAACAGCGCCGGCACGCACAACACCACCGCCAGCACCCGCAAACTTTGCGCTGCCGCCACCTGGCTGAGCACCGCACCGTTACGGGCGCCGAGGTTGACCATCTCCCCGGAGCCGCCCGGCATGCTGGAAAAGAACGCCGTGGCGCGGTCTTCGCCGGTACGCCTGAGCAACCACACCCCGACCACGCTGGAAACACTGGTGATCAGCGCCCCGCAGAAGATCAAACCGAAGTTGCTCGCCACCTGCTCGACCACCGCCGGGGTGAAGTGCAGGCCGATACCGATGCCGATGATCCACTGCCCGCACTTGCGCCCTCCGGGGATCTCGCTCAGTTGCCAGGGCGTCAGGCAACGCACCAGGATGATCGCCAGCAACGAGCCGACCATCCAGGGCAGTGGCCAGCCGACCCTGCTTGCGAGGTAACCGCCAACCAGGCCGACCAGGCCGGTGGCCCAGTACAGTTTCAGCCGGCCATCAGACATCGGCCAGGGCACGGCGCTGAAGGCTGCGCTTGCGCCAGATGCGCAGTAGCGGCAGGAGCATCATGGCAATGGTCAGGGCCCAGACGCTCATGCTGATCGGGCTCGACCAGAGGATGTCCAGCGCGCCGTTGGAGATCGACAGCGCACGACGCAGGTTCTGCTCCATCAGCCCGCCGAGGATGAACCCCAGGAGGATCGGCGACAGCGGGAAGTCCAGCTTGCGCAGGATATAGCCGAAGATGCCGATGCCGATCATCAGGAACAGGTCGAAGGTGGTGGCATGCACGGCGTACACACCGATCGCGGTGATGATCGCGATCACCGGCACCAGCGCCCAGTTCGGCACGGCGAGGATGCGGGTGAAGATGCGGATCATCGGGATGTTGAGGATCACCAGCATGATGTTGGCGATGAACAACGACGCGATCAGGCCCCAGACGATGTCCGGCTGCTGTTCGAACAGCATTGGGCCCGGGGTGATGTTGTACAGGGTCAGGGCGCCGATCATCACGGCAGTGGTGCCAGAACCTGGGACGCCGAGGGTCAGCATCGGCACCAGGGCGCCGCAGCAGGAGGCGCCGATCGCGGTTTCCGGGGCGGCCAGGCCGCGTTTGTCGCCCTTGCCGAAGGTGCCGCTGGCACCGGCGATGCGTTTCTCGGTCATGTAGGCCACGGCGCTGGCCAGGGTGGCGCCGGCACCGGGCAGCACGCCCATGATGAAACCGAGCAGGCCGCAGCGAATGTTGACGAAGAATACCGAGGCCGCTTCCTTGACGTTGAACAGCATGCGCCCGGTGGCTTTCACCGCTTCGTGGCCGTGGTGGGTTTTTTCCAGCAGCAGGAGGATCTCGCTGATGGAGAACAGCCCCAGGACCAGCACGACAAACTGGATGCCGTCGGCCAGGTGCACGCTGTCGCCGGTAAAGCGGTAGACGCCGCTGTTGGCGTCGATGCCAATGCTGGAGAGAAACAGCCCGATCAGCGCCGCGATGAAGGTTTTCAATGGTCGGTCACCGGCCATGCCACCGAGACAGACGATGGCGAACACCATCAACACGAAATACTCCGCCGGGCCGAAGGCGATCGCCCACTTCGCCAACAGCGGCGCGAACAGCACCATGCCGCAGGTGGCGATAAAGGCACCGATGAACGAGCTCCAGGCCGACAGCGACAGCGCTACGCCGGCCAGGCCCTGGCGGGCCATGGGGTAGCCGTCGAGGGTGGTCATCACCGTCGAGGCTTCGCCGGGGATGTTGAGCAGGATCGAGCTGATCCGCCCGCCGTATTCGCAGCCCAGGTACACCGCTGCCAGCAGGATCAGCGCCGACTCCGGTGGCAGGCCGAGGGCGAAGGCAATCGGGATCAGCAACGCCACGCCGTTGATCGGGCCCAGGCCCGGCAGCAGGCCGACCACAGTGCCAATCAGCGTGCCGCACAGGGCGGTAACCAGGTTGTAGGGGCTCAGGGCGACGCCGAAGCCCTGGCCGAGATAGCCAAGCGTATCCATATCAGTTCTCCAGAACGTCGAGCAGGCCGAGGGGCAGGGGCACGTCCATGACGCGGTCGAACAGCCAGTACAGGGCGATGCTCATCAGGCCGATGATCACCCCGCTGGGCAACCAGCGCCCGCCATACAGGCGCGCCATCGGCACGCCGATGAGGATGCTGCTGACAATGAAGCCCAGCGGCTCGAAGGTGGCGGCGAAGACCAGCAGCAAGGCGACGCAGAGGCCGATCTTGATCAGGGTTTCGCGGTCCAGTTCGGGCTCGTCGTCCTTGTGCACGATGGCCGTGGGGCGAAAGGCCAGGTACACAAGGCCCGCAGCCATCAGGCCGAGCATCAGCAAGGGATAGGCGCGTGGCCCGACCGGTTCGTAGGAAAAGGCTGCCTGGTAGGGCCAGGCCATGACGGCCAGGGCGGCGCACAGCGCCAGTAAAAACAGGGCGAAGAGGCGTTGCAGGATCATTGGGGAATCCTCTTTTCGCGGGGCAAGTGGGAGCGGGCTTGCCCCGCGATGCAGTCCGAAAGGTTGGAGGCTTACTGAATCAAGCCAAATTCCTTGGCCAGGGCCTTGTAGTCAGCCACCTGCTTCTTCACGTAGGTGTCCAGCTCCTGGCCGGTCATGGCGAAGGGGAACAGCTCGCGCTGGTCGCGCAGCTTGGCGAACTCTTCGGAGGCCAGCAGCTTGTCGAACGAGGCTTTCCACCAGTCGTACTCTTCATCGGTCACTTTCGGCCCGAGGTAGAAGCCGCGCACCACCGGCCAGACGATGTCATAGCCCTGTTCCTTGGCGGTGGGGATGTCCTTCATTTCCGGCTCGTCCAGGCGGTTTTCGGCAAACACCGCGAGCAGGCGCATGTCGCCGCTCTGGATGTGCGGCATGGAGTCGGAGATGTCGGTACTGCCGACCTGGATATGCCCGCCGAGCAACGCCGTGGCAATTTCGCCGCCGCCTTCCAGGGCGACATAGCGCAGGTCGCGCGGGTTGATCCCGGCGGCCTTGGCAATCAGTGCGGTCTGCATCCAGTCCTGGCTGCCGACGGTGCCGCCGGAGCCGATCACCACTTTGCTCGGGTCTTTTTTCAGCGCC carries:
- a CDS encoding autotransporter outer membrane beta-barrel domain-containing protein, producing MSRIYLSSAPFSRVLPFILAAPLSMSASQLMADTSNKTLYQLIGQTLTVNDKEQATTRQAISLGRYIDGRYRGSNLTLNNTRLTAITGGASLTAFSQLNLANQSHLIATGANSIGVRSYGGRVFAADQSVIQGGLNGAFLAHETLGFEPNSEIPELHLMSGAKVIGERGAAVVVDARTQAKITVSDGSQLIGGNGNMLEIKQGSTADVQVTRSALSGNIQVDSGSGVTLAMSDSQLNGDILVAADGKADVQLQHGSQLVGRLGNVSSLSADAGSQWTLTGNSQVGELALSGATVSFGSAEQFYRLDVNELLGNGTFQMAADFASGEGDRLNVSGQANGEFGLAIKASGHELDPVDRVTVVTTGGGDAEFSLVNGPVDFGAFSYDLVKEGNDWHLDTEKKVISPGTRSVLALFNTAPTVWYGELSSLRTRMGELRYNEGKSGAWGRAYGSKYNVAESSGTAYKQTQQGFTLGADAQLGDSQWLVGVLAGHSKSDLDLSRGTTGTVDSYYAGAYTTWLDQDSGYYFDAVAKVNRFDNKSKVAMSDGSQAKGDYKTNGVGASAEFGRHIKLDDGYFVEPFAQVSAVSIQGASYDLDSGLKAEGDRTLSVLGKAGATVGRNFDLGEGRFVQPYLRAAAVHEFAKHNKVKVNDNVFNNDLSGSRAEVGAGIAVSLSERLQLHADIDYSNGDKIEKPFGANVGVRFTW
- a CDS encoding AbrB family transcriptional regulator, which gives rise to MSDGRLKLYWATGLVGLVGGYLASRVGWPLPWMVGSLLAIILVRCLTPWQLSEIPGGRKCGQWIIGIGIGLHFTPAVVEQVASNFGLIFCGALITSVSSVVGVWLLRRTGEDRATAFFSSMPGGSGEMVNLGARNGAVLSQVAAAQSLRVLAVVLCVPALFKFLLGNGVPLTHTGSVHWGWLALICPLGVLLALGWQRLKQPNPWLFGPLLVAAVVSVSANLQVALPDGASQIGQWLIGSGLGCHFNRAFFRRAPSFLGRTLIATALTMLIAGAAACVLSVMTNLDLRSLTLGMMPGGIAEMSLTAETLQLSVPLVTALQVMRLLFVLFLAEPLFRHWDKRCD
- a CDS encoding tripartite tricarboxylate transporter permease yields the protein MDTLGYLGQGFGVALSPYNLVTALCGTLIGTVVGLLPGLGPINGVALLIPIAFALGLPPESALILLAAVYLGCEYGGRISSILLNIPGEASTVMTTLDGYPMARQGLAGVALSLSAWSSFIGAFIATCGMVLFAPLLAKWAIAFGPAEYFVLMVFAIVCLGGMAGDRPLKTFIAALIGLFLSSIGIDANSGVYRFTGDSVHLADGIQFVVLVLGLFSISEILLLLEKTHHGHEAVKATGRMLFNVKEAASVFFVNIRCGLLGFIMGVLPGAGATLASAVAYMTEKRIAGASGTFGKGDKRGLAAPETAIGASCCGALVPMLTLGVPGSGTTAVMIGALTLYNITPGPMLFEQQPDIVWGLIASLFIANIMLVILNIPMIRIFTRILAVPNWALVPVIAIITAIGVYAVHATTFDLFLMIGIGIFGYILRKLDFPLSPILLGFILGGLMEQNLRRALSISNGALDILWSSPISMSVWALTIAMMLLPLLRIWRKRSLQRRALADV
- a CDS encoding tripartite tricarboxylate transporter TctB family protein codes for the protein MILQRLFALFLLALCAALAVMAWPYQAAFSYEPVGPRAYPLLMLGLMAAGLVYLAFRPTAIVHKDDEPELDRETLIKIGLCVALLLVFAATFEPLGFIVSSILIGVPMARLYGGRWLPSGVIIGLMSIALYWLFDRVMDVPLPLGLLDVLEN
- a CDS encoding Bug family tripartite tricarboxylate transporter substrate binding protein, with the protein product MTFSLRRIALATSCLLLAGNVLAGEPKRPECIAPASPGGGFDLTCKLVQSALVNEKILSKPMRVTYMPGGVGAVAYNAVVAQRPADAGTLVAWSSGSLLNLAQGKFGRFDENAVRWLAAVGTSYGAIAVKNDSPYKTLDDLVAALKKDPSKVVIGSGGTVGSQDWMQTALIAKAAGINPRDLRYVALEGGGEIATALLGGHIQVGSTDISDSMPHIQSGDMRLLAVFAENRLDEPEMKDIPTAKEQGYDIVWPVVRGFYLGPKVTDEEYDWWKASFDKLLASEEFAKLRDQRELFPFAMTGQELDTYVKKQVADYKALAKEFGLIQ